The Paenibacillus macerans genome includes a window with the following:
- a CDS encoding NADP-dependent oxidoreductase, whose product MENLDTSSNDVNYQASSPATMRTIRFHDYGEPAEVLRMEQVAVPDPGPGRIRVTVRACGLNPVDWAICKGLFPGNLPRGIGLELSGIVEAVGEDVTDVVIGDAVLGTTDFAGAPSAGASDRAIIDHWVRIPAGLEFVQAAALPMAVTIAYNHLKALGVKPGHTLLVHGAGTMMGFAAVQIALMRGASVIATAGNTYADRLRSLGAAVTSYGDGMVERVTELAGQPVDLVLDTAPVSGVIPDLIRIAGGDPRRVLTISDFAAAAELGVRASTGEDQTFRYDVLREFAQYAADGKFTVPVAQTFALEDWRRALNISQSGQARGKLILLPAGA is encoded by the coding sequence ATGGAGAATTTAGATACGTCGAGCAATGATGTGAACTATCAAGCATCCAGCCCTGCTACTATGCGGACGATCCGCTTCCACGACTACGGCGAACCGGCCGAAGTCCTGCGCATGGAACAGGTCGCGGTCCCTGACCCAGGCCCGGGACGCATTCGCGTGACGGTGCGAGCTTGCGGGCTGAATCCGGTCGACTGGGCCATATGCAAAGGGCTATTTCCCGGTAATCTGCCCCGCGGTATCGGGCTGGAACTGTCCGGGATTGTGGAGGCGGTCGGTGAGGACGTCACCGATGTCGTCATCGGTGACGCCGTTCTGGGCACCACCGACTTTGCCGGCGCCCCGAGCGCCGGCGCGTCGGATCGGGCGATCATCGACCATTGGGTCCGCATCCCTGCAGGACTCGAGTTCGTGCAAGCTGCGGCGCTTCCAATGGCGGTCACGATTGCATACAACCACCTTAAAGCACTAGGTGTTAAACCGGGCCACACCCTGCTGGTGCACGGAGCAGGCACAATGATGGGCTTTGCAGCCGTCCAGATCGCCCTCATGCGCGGCGCCAGCGTGATCGCTACCGCCGGTAACACTTACGCCGACCGGCTCCGTTCGCTGGGAGCGGCAGTGACTTCGTACGGTGACGGAATGGTCGAGCGGGTAACCGAGCTCGCCGGACAGCCGGTGGACCTGGTCCTGGACACTGCACCGGTCAGCGGCGTAATACCCGATCTTATCCGGATCGCCGGTGGTGATCCGCGCCGTGTTCTAACCATCAGCGACTTCGCCGCAGCCGCCGAACTCGGCGTCCGCGCCAGCACCGGAGAAGACCAGACCTTCCGCTATGATGTTCTCAGGGAGTTCGCCCAGTACGCCGCAGACGGCAAGTTCACCGTTCCGGTCGCCCAGACTTTCGCCCTCGAGGACTGGCGTAGAGCACTCAACATTAGCCAGAGCGGGCAAGCCCGCGGCAAACTGATCCTCCTGCCTGCAGGCGCCTGA
- a CDS encoding oxidoreductase, protein MTTPWTEDHMPDQTGRVAIVTGSNSGIGWEAARALANKGATVIMACRSIANANLAADRIKALKPSGKVVGMALDLGDLASVRAFAAAFRQDYHRLDLLINNGGVAKPPYGKTAQGFEQQFGINHLGHFALTGLLLERLDATPGARIVTVSSLSHRSGIVHFNDLNLERNYTPARAYAQSKLANLLFTYELQRRLVAAGRSTLAVAVHPGWTATNALRHSSMMRRLNPIFAQTSKMGVLPTLYAATASDVRGGDYFGPSSLELRGYPKKVESSARSHDEAVARRLWTISEELTQVKYALAPAPVFAEDLP, encoded by the coding sequence ATGACAACACCATGGACAGAAGACCACATGCCAGATCAGACCGGACGAGTGGCCATTGTAACCGGATCTAACAGCGGGATTGGTTGGGAAGCGGCGCGGGCGCTAGCCAACAAAGGGGCGACGGTCATTATGGCCTGCCGCAGTATCGCTAATGCCAACCTTGCCGCTGACCGAATTAAAGCACTTAAGCCGTCGGGCAAGGTCGTAGGAATGGCGCTCGATCTGGGCGATCTGGCGAGCGTCCGCGCTTTTGCGGCGGCCTTTCGCCAGGACTACCATCGGCTTGATCTCCTGATCAACAACGGCGGCGTGGCGAAGCCGCCTTACGGGAAGACAGCGCAGGGCTTCGAGCAGCAATTTGGAATCAATCACCTGGGGCACTTTGCGCTGACCGGTTTGCTGCTGGAGCGGCTCGACGCGACACCGGGCGCACGCATTGTGACGGTAAGCAGCTTGTCGCATCGGTCGGGAATCGTTCACTTTAATGACCTGAACTTGGAGCGGAATTACACGCCAGCGCGCGCCTATGCTCAGAGCAAGCTGGCGAATCTGCTGTTCACCTACGAGCTGCAGCGCCGGCTTGTTGCGGCAGGCCGATCAACGCTGGCAGTAGCTGTGCATCCGGGCTGGACAGCGACCAATGCGCTGCGGCATTCCAGCATGATGCGGCGCTTGAATCCGATTTTTGCCCAGACCTCGAAAATGGGTGTCTTGCCGACCCTTTATGCGGCCACTGCGTCAGACGTGCGAGGTGGAGATTACTTTGGGCCAAGCAGTCTCGAATTACGCGGCTACCCCAAGAAGGTCGAATCGAGTGCGCGCTCGCATGACGAAGCAGTCGCGCGGCGGTTGTGGACGATTTCCGAGGAACTGACACAAGTGAAGTATGCGCTCGCGCCGGCCCCGGTATTTGCTGAAGATTTACCGTGA
- a CDS encoding SDR family oxidoreductase yields the protein MENNPVSKYAGKKVVITGGSSGLGLATAKLLADEGARVLITGRAQAKLDSAREQLGNNAVAVQSDAASLTDIDELADRVKAEFGTIDALFVNAGITRFVPFESMTEEVYDELLTVNAKGPYFTVQKLAPLLNAGSGVVLTTSITNVVGIPMISAYASSKAALRSMTRSLARELLPRKIRVNAVSPGPIDTGIMEKSMPKEAAEQTKEQMRQQIPMLRFGDPLEVAKAVAFLAFDATYTTGAEFPVDGGGSQI from the coding sequence ATGGAAAACAATCCAGTAAGTAAATACGCAGGCAAGAAAGTAGTGATCACGGGAGGCAGCAGCGGGCTTGGCCTCGCGACAGCGAAGCTGCTGGCGGATGAAGGAGCACGCGTTCTGATCACCGGCCGTGCCCAGGCTAAGCTTGACTCAGCTCGTGAACAACTTGGCAACAACGCGGTCGCAGTGCAAAGCGACGCCGCGTCGTTAACGGATATCGACGAGTTGGCCGACCGGGTAAAGGCCGAGTTCGGAACGATCGATGCCCTGTTCGTAAACGCCGGCATCACGCGCTTTGTCCCCTTCGAGTCGATGACCGAAGAAGTGTACGACGAGTTACTTACAGTCAACGCCAAAGGTCCGTACTTCACCGTGCAGAAACTTGCCCCATTGCTAAACGCAGGCAGCGGCGTGGTGCTCACCACCTCTATCACGAACGTAGTGGGTATCCCGATGATCAGTGCGTACGCGTCCAGTAAAGCAGCGCTGCGCTCCATGACTCGTAGTTTGGCCCGCGAGCTGTTGCCGCGGAAGATTCGTGTCAACGCGGTCAGCCCCGGCCCCATCGACACCGGCATCATGGAGAAGTCGATGCCGAAGGAAGCTGCAGAACAGACCAAGGAACAGATGAGACAGCAGATCCCAATGCTGCGTTTCGGTGACCCCCTCGAGGTTGCCAAAGCAGTCGCATTCCTTGCGTTCGACGCGACTTACACAACCGGAGCCGAGTTCCCTGTGGACGGAGGCGGCTCTCAGATCTAA
- a CDS encoding TetR/AcrR family transcriptional regulator, which produces MPTNTNDPRVKRTRQLLMQAFMELLEQRKKNVSSITVQDITSYATVNRSTFYAHFEDKFAFLESWMRDKFQKKLKDELPNAALSDIGSLRTLILIVFDFLFCTRPYMTFADRQYETLFEVAMQKELNDLLFTWLSEQAEPSVSRETVETTALIASWGIFGSAVEWSRHPQDRSAEDMARDVLEVVAAGLAPVIG; this is translated from the coding sequence ATGCCCACTAATACAAACGATCCCCGTGTAAAACGGACGCGTCAACTGTTGATGCAAGCTTTTATGGAATTGCTTGAGCAGAGGAAGAAGAATGTCTCTTCCATTACCGTACAAGATATTACGTCCTACGCGACCGTAAACCGCTCCACGTTCTATGCGCATTTTGAAGACAAATTCGCATTTCTTGAGAGCTGGATGAGAGATAAATTTCAAAAGAAGCTAAAGGATGAGCTGCCTAATGCTGCTTTATCCGATATAGGGAGCCTCCGAACGCTTATTTTAATCGTTTTCGATTTTCTTTTCTGTACCCGTCCGTATATGACATTTGCTGATCGTCAATATGAAACGCTGTTTGAGGTCGCCATGCAAAAGGAACTAAATGACCTATTATTTACCTGGTTAAGCGAACAAGCGGAACCTTCCGTTTCACGAGAGACGGTGGAGACTACCGCTCTGATAGCAAGCTGGGGCATATTTGGATCGGCCGTCGAATGGAGCAGACATCCGCAAGATAGATCGGCGGAAGACATGGCGCGGGATGTTTTGGAGGTCGTTGCTGCTGGTTTAGCCCCCGTAATAGGGTAA
- a CDS encoding ABC transporter ATP-binding protein encodes MVHPQSASAIERYAILVSGAGKTLNGQKIINNVSLAVPRNSIYAIIGPNGAGKTTLLRLMNGLLTLDEGTIRYANNEHQIAVLLENDYLFEAKTGRENISDFGIYFSLDPAQISASLQRYSAILQLDSALGNKVAAYSKGMRRKLSLLITLLRNTPILMLDELTSGVDPESRRVMRSVLSQLKEEGRTVILTSHDLAEVQKISDWIVIMKAGSIVETMNNQVFEGDLEQRFFDVLEGIK; translated from the coding sequence ATGGTACACCCACAAAGTGCCTCAGCAATTGAAAGATACGCTATTCTCGTATCCGGCGCAGGCAAAACTTTAAATGGCCAAAAGATTATAAATAACGTTTCTCTGGCCGTGCCCCGCAACAGCATATACGCCATCATCGGCCCGAACGGAGCAGGGAAAACGACTCTGCTTCGCCTCATGAACGGATTGTTGACCTTGGATGAAGGTACAATCCGTTATGCTAATAATGAGCATCAAATTGCTGTGCTGCTGGAGAACGACTATCTATTCGAAGCCAAAACCGGACGCGAGAACATCAGCGATTTTGGCATCTATTTTTCGCTTGACCCCGCACAAATTTCCGCGTCGCTGCAACGTTACTCCGCCATACTGCAATTGGACTCAGCGCTCGGCAATAAGGTCGCTGCCTACTCAAAGGGTATGAGAAGAAAGCTCTCCCTGTTGATTACATTGCTTAGAAATACACCGATTCTCATGCTGGATGAGTTGACTTCCGGCGTTGATCCCGAATCCAGACGAGTGATGCGCAGCGTGTTGAGCCAACTAAAGGAAGAAGGCCGAACGGTCATCCTTACCTCGCACGATCTGGCCGAGGTTCAGAAGATCAGCGACTGGATTGTAATTATGAAAGCCGGTTCCATCGTGGAAACGATGAATAATCAAGTGTTCGAGGGAGACCTTGAGCAAAGATTTTTTGATGTGCTGGAGGGGATCAAATGA
- a CDS encoding copper amine oxidase N-terminal domain-containing protein, with product MKKIVYLTLTGFLAAFIGLFSFTAPTSAAAPASYTLYVDGKLSSAKFPTVVEKNVTLIPLKPVLTNLGYTTTVDSKTKAVTATNSDGSSITVKTGSKKAQINGSDATLPAVVKTMNGTTYLPLSAIKQLTGKPIGLDASKAIAWIGDKPAKTVALPPWGATPKQMKAIFSHKQLIEEGQEGDIYALWYQEAPDYTDEIYVFYKNKLAKWMYDLPVPNYDEAGLISYYDGMLESLVDKYGEPETNIAAADKNNQPIPLADGGYFMSEWIIGGTKITLFLKPADAGYVMNIQYVDTSVESKVKDALDAL from the coding sequence ATGAAAAAAATAGTTTACTTAACGCTTACGGGGTTCCTCGCTGCATTTATCGGTCTTTTCTCTTTCACAGCCCCAACTTCCGCCGCCGCCCCCGCTTCTTACACGCTTTATGTGGACGGCAAACTTTCATCGGCCAAATTCCCGACGGTTGTAGAAAAAAATGTCACCCTCATTCCGTTGAAACCGGTGCTTACCAATCTAGGTTATACCACGACCGTCGATAGCAAGACGAAAGCCGTTACGGCCACGAATTCAGACGGCTCGTCTATCACCGTGAAGACGGGAAGCAAAAAAGCCCAAATCAACGGGTCAGATGCCACCCTCCCTGCCGTGGTCAAGACGATGAACGGAACTACGTATCTTCCTTTATCGGCTATCAAGCAGTTAACCGGAAAACCGATCGGACTGGACGCCTCAAAGGCCATAGCCTGGATCGGGGACAAGCCGGCGAAAACCGTCGCGCTTCCGCCGTGGGGAGCAACCCCGAAACAAATGAAGGCGATCTTCAGCCATAAGCAGCTGATCGAGGAAGGACAAGAGGGCGATATTTATGCCCTATGGTACCAGGAAGCGCCCGATTACACGGATGAAATATACGTGTTTTATAAAAATAAACTGGCCAAATGGATGTATGACCTGCCAGTTCCCAACTATGACGAGGCCGGGTTAATCAGTTATTACGATGGCATGCTCGAAAGCTTAGTTGACAAATACGGGGAACCGGAAACCAATATCGCGGCTGCCGATAAGAACAATCAGCCAATACCTCTGGCTGACGGAGGTTACTTTATGAGCGAGTGGATCATCGGAGGCACAAAAATCACTCTGTTCTTGAAACCGGCAGACGCCGGATACGTCATGAACATACAATATGTGGATACATCCGTAGAATCAAAAGTAAAAGACGCCTTGGATGCGCTTTAA
- a CDS encoding DHA2 family efflux MFS transporter permease subunit yields MKQYNTRAIMASLLICGFIGMFSETALNIAISNLMEVFQISAATAQWLTTGFLLTLGILMPLSGLLLQWFTTRQLFVGSVTSSIIGTLIAALAFNFEMLMVARVLQAIGMGLLIPLMFNTILVVYPPEKRGAAMGFVGLVIMFAPATGPTVAGLLIEYLTWHFIFWLSLPFLVLGLLVGLKYLENVTEVTKPRIDLLSVILSTLGFGGVVFGFSKAGEGDAGWTSPIVIASIAIGLVALALFVLRQLFMREPMMNLRVFKYPMFIVGLLLVLTCMMIILSSMIVLPMYLQQGMKLSPFTAGLMLLPGSALNGFLSPRMGKLFDKYGPKWLVLPGLVVVAAALWFFSGVTPVTSVFFIVALHICLMIGISMVFMPAQTNGLNQLPPELYPHGTAVMNTLQQVAGAVGTAVAISILTHGMERYLGASAAPNEVTEVAKAMTLGSHGVFQFAMIVTLIGLALALFIRRVIVSHGAAHPSH; encoded by the coding sequence ATGAAGCAGTATAATACACGCGCCATCATGGCGTCCTTGCTTATCTGCGGTTTTATCGGCATGTTCAGTGAGACGGCGCTCAACATCGCCATCAGCAATCTGATGGAAGTGTTCCAAATTTCGGCGGCGACGGCGCAGTGGTTAACGACGGGCTTTCTGCTGACGCTGGGCATTCTCATGCCGCTGTCCGGTTTGCTGCTGCAATGGTTCACGACGCGGCAACTGTTTGTCGGCTCGGTGACGAGCTCGATTATCGGCACCTTGATCGCGGCGCTTGCGTTCAATTTCGAGATGCTGATGGTCGCGCGCGTCCTGCAGGCGATCGGCATGGGACTATTGATTCCGCTCATGTTCAATACGATTCTGGTCGTTTATCCGCCGGAAAAACGCGGCGCGGCGATGGGTTTTGTCGGCCTCGTCATTATGTTTGCTCCGGCGACCGGGCCAACCGTGGCGGGCCTTTTGATCGAATATTTGACGTGGCATTTCATTTTCTGGTTGTCGCTGCCGTTCCTGGTACTCGGCTTGCTCGTCGGTTTGAAGTACCTGGAAAATGTCACCGAAGTGACGAAACCGCGCATCGACCTGCTCTCCGTCATCCTGTCAACGCTTGGCTTTGGGGGCGTCGTGTTTGGCTTCAGCAAGGCGGGGGAAGGGGACGCTGGATGGACCAGCCCGATCGTTATCGCCTCGATCGCCATCGGTCTCGTTGCGCTCGCGCTGTTCGTGCTTCGCCAGCTGTTCATGCGCGAGCCGATGATGAATTTGCGCGTGTTTAAGTACCCGATGTTTATCGTCGGGCTGCTGCTGGTGCTCACTTGTATGATGATCATCTTGTCCAGCATGATTGTTTTGCCGATGTACTTGCAGCAGGGCATGAAGCTTTCGCCGTTTACCGCCGGCTTGATGCTGCTGCCGGGCAGCGCGCTGAACGGCTTCCTGTCGCCGCGGATGGGCAAGCTGTTCGACAAGTACGGTCCGAAGTGGCTTGTCCTGCCCGGGCTTGTCGTCGTGGCAGCCGCGTTATGGTTTTTCTCCGGCGTCACCCCGGTGACCTCGGTATTCTTCATCGTCGCGCTGCATATTTGCCTGATGATCGGCATCTCGATGGTGTTCATGCCGGCCCAGACGAACGGCTTGAACCAGCTGCCGCCGGAACTTTACCCGCACGGCACTGCGGTCATGAACACGCTGCAGCAGGTGGCGGGCGCGGTCGGCACCGCGGTTGCGATCAGCATCCTGACGCACGGTATGGAGCGCTATCTCGGTGCGTCCGCGGCCCCGAACGAGGTCACCGAGGTGGCGAAAGCAATGACATTGGGCTCGCACGGTGTATTCCAATTCGCCATGATCGTGACGCTGATCGGGTTGGCGCTGGCGCTGTTCATCCGCCGCGTCATCGTGTCGCACGGAGCGGCGCATCCGTCGCATTAA
- a CDS encoding ABC transporter permease: protein MNFPQFAFNNVRRNARAYVAYLLSSAFMVMIFFTYAVFINHPNIAGSPMGNMTRTGMTIATVIVYVFAFFFVLYSISAFLKSRNREFGILTILGAESRQINLLIFLENMLIGAVAIVTGIAAGLMLSKVFLLVSTRMIDMDDLPFYWPAKAILLTAGAFVLLYLFISLFTLMFIRKRQVLDLLTGSSKPKKEPKANVFISLFGIALLMIGYWALHGKKLDETGLLIAAVSGIAGTYFFYSQLSVWIIRRLQRSRATAWKGTNLLWISEMSYKLKDNARMLFLVSVVVALACMSTGFVLASQQAIRDSFMGNPFNFRYTAYSDGDKTKAEEDLAYIETALRAAGLEYRLAKADLIANNSYTAGEEETMLISQTQFNRLASVMNIDAVEQLGESEAVLVQTPETKRDYPPQGNTMDVRIAESAYPFHFVARTDPAAFLSYKGKLLVVQDGVFERLEQEHRAGGGYVQNNTVFMVPGSGKLPSKEDPETKLGLELTEWSRSGHHEGFLQSRAEDYYTYKQTFSLFSFIGVFIALIFSVSSASFLYFKLHTELTADAALYRSLSKIGLSSREMNVSATIQIAVLFFIPIAVAALQSLVVLGPVMEMMNSQSPVYVPVLTASAAFLAVQIVYFLIVRARYIRAVNKTMV, encoded by the coding sequence GTGAACTTTCCTCAATTCGCGTTTAACAACGTTCGCCGCAATGCCCGCGCTTATGTTGCCTATTTGCTGAGCAGCGCGTTTATGGTCATGATTTTTTTCACGTACGCCGTCTTTATTAATCACCCGAACATCGCCGGCTCCCCCATGGGCAACATGACCCGGACCGGCATGACGATCGCCACCGTCATCGTTTATGTGTTCGCCTTCTTTTTCGTGTTGTATTCCATCAGCGCTTTTCTGAAGTCGCGGAACCGCGAGTTCGGCATCCTGACGATCCTGGGCGCAGAATCCCGGCAGATTAACCTGCTGATTTTCCTGGAAAATATGCTGATCGGCGCCGTGGCCATCGTAACGGGGATCGCGGCGGGACTAATGTTGTCCAAAGTGTTTCTGCTCGTCAGCACCAGGATGATCGATATGGACGACTTGCCCTTTTACTGGCCCGCAAAAGCGATCCTGCTGACCGCCGGCGCGTTTGTGCTGTTGTATCTGTTTATCTCTCTGTTCACGCTGATGTTTATTCGGAAACGTCAAGTTCTGGATTTGCTCACGGGCAGCAGCAAGCCGAAAAAAGAACCGAAAGCGAACGTTTTTATTTCCCTGTTCGGCATCGCCCTGCTGATGATCGGGTATTGGGCTCTTCATGGGAAAAAGCTCGATGAGACCGGACTGTTGATCGCGGCCGTAAGCGGCATCGCCGGTACGTACTTTTTCTATTCCCAGCTGTCCGTCTGGATCATCCGAAGACTGCAGCGCAGCCGGGCGACGGCCTGGAAGGGCACGAATCTGCTGTGGATCTCCGAAATGAGCTATAAATTGAAGGATAACGCGCGCATGCTGTTTCTGGTTTCCGTCGTTGTCGCATTGGCCTGCATGAGCACCGGATTTGTTCTGGCTTCCCAGCAGGCGATCAGGGATTCTTTTATGGGGAACCCGTTCAATTTTAGATACACGGCTTACAGCGACGGGGATAAAACGAAGGCCGAGGAAGATCTTGCGTACATCGAAACAGCGCTCCGTGCGGCAGGCTTGGAATATCGCCTCGCGAAGGCGGATTTGATCGCAAACAACAGCTACACGGCGGGGGAAGAGGAGACTATGCTGATTTCGCAAACGCAGTTTAACCGCCTGGCATCGGTCATGAATATCGACGCGGTGGAACAGCTCGGCGAAAGCGAAGCGGTGCTGGTGCAAACGCCGGAAACTAAGCGTGATTATCCCCCGCAAGGGAACACGATGGATGTACGGATTGCGGAATCGGCGTACCCGTTCCATTTTGTTGCCCGGACGGACCCGGCTGCCTTTCTATCCTATAAGGGGAAGCTGCTGGTTGTCCAGGATGGGGTATTCGAGCGGCTGGAGCAGGAACATCGGGCCGGGGGAGGTTACGTGCAAAATAACACCGTCTTTATGGTTCCCGGTTCCGGCAAGCTGCCAAGCAAGGAGGACCCGGAAACGAAACTGGGCCTTGAACTGACCGAGTGGAGCCGAAGCGGACATCATGAAGGTTTCTTGCAATCGCGGGCGGAAGATTATTACACCTATAAACAAACCTTCTCTCTTTTTAGTTTTATCGGTGTATTTATCGCGCTGATTTTCTCGGTCTCCTCGGCGAGCTTTCTCTATTTCAAATTGCACACGGAGCTGACCGCCGACGCGGCGCTGTATCGCTCCCTGTCCAAAATCGGGCTCAGCAGCCGGGAGATGAACGTCTCGGCGACCATTCAGATTGCCGTTTTGTTTTTTATCCCGATCGCGGTGGCGGCGCTTCAGTCGCTGGTGGTGCTCGGGCCGGTCATGGAGATGATGAATTCGCAGAGTCCTGTTTATGTCCCTGTGCTGACCGCCTCGGCGGCTTTTCTCGCCGTCCAGATCGTGTATTTTCTGATCGTAAGAGCCCGCTATATCAGAGCGGTCAATAAAACGATGGTTTAA
- a CDS encoding ABC transporter ATP-binding protein, with translation MDILEVKALNKVYSGKVATQALTDIHLSIRKGEFVGIMGPSGSGKTTLLNMVSTIDRPSSGEVRIGGINPYNMKKRELAHFRRKQLGFVFQDFNLLDTLTVAENIVLPLTLDRRPLKEAEALLARTASKLGIGGILNKRVYEISGGQRQRTAIARAIIGSPVLLLADEPTGALDSQSSRAVMESLAEINEQDGTTLMLVTHDPVAASYCNRIVFIKDGKLAAEIHRGENRQSFFQKIIDTLSFWGGDTRELSSIRV, from the coding sequence TTGGATATTCTTGAAGTCAAAGCGTTAAACAAAGTTTACAGCGGTAAAGTGGCCACGCAGGCCCTTACCGATATTCATCTGAGTATCCGTAAGGGGGAGTTTGTCGGCATCATGGGGCCGTCGGGCAGCGGGAAAACCACGCTGCTGAACATGGTATCGACCATCGACCGGCCGAGCTCGGGCGAAGTCAGAATCGGGGGAATCAACCCGTACAATATGAAAAAACGAGAGTTGGCGCATTTTCGGCGCAAACAGCTTGGCTTCGTGTTTCAGGATTTCAATCTGCTCGATACGCTCACCGTGGCGGAAAATATCGTCCTGCCGCTGACGCTGGACAGACGTCCGCTGAAAGAAGCGGAGGCGCTGCTGGCCCGGACGGCCTCCAAACTTGGCATTGGCGGGATTCTGAACAAACGCGTCTACGAAATCTCGGGCGGACAGCGGCAGCGGACGGCGATTGCCCGCGCCATTATCGGGTCTCCCGTGCTGCTGCTGGCGGACGAGCCGACCGGGGCGCTGGATTCCCAATCCTCGCGGGCGGTCATGGAGTCGCTGGCCGAAATTAACGAACAGGACGGGACGACGCTGATGCTAGTGACGCATGATCCGGTGGCCGCAAGCTACTGCAACCGCATCGTCTTCATCAAAGACGGCAAGTTGGCGGCGGAAATTCACCGCGGCGAGAACCGCCAGTCTTTTTTCCAAAAAATCATCGATACGCTGTCGTTCTGGGGAGGGGATACGCGTGAACTTTCCTCAATTCGCGTTTAA
- a CDS encoding sensor histidine kinase — MRLFWRDQLSLILFFTVQMLLVPFVYWLTGEGRPVLVVLYGVLLSGSVLAVYLGFRYVTHRAMYKELSAEEPSGEFLNPPLGEAPLPEAFHERTAHYERLYREQLHRQQSRTEQHLTFMNRWVHQMKTPLSVIQLTLSEVENEPAESIREELDRIRKGLDMVLYTARLEHFEQDFAVQAIGLRAAAGEAVAENRTLFIRKGITPKFEIGSEVRVYTDAKWFRFMLGQILTNAVNYSGGPGKAVHLTAEDAGEYIKLRIRDEGIGIAPEDIGRVFHPYFTGERGRQYRESTGMGLYLVREIAGKLGHEVELKSAPGEGTTISLTLRKAHANEGTS, encoded by the coding sequence ATGAGGCTGTTTTGGAGAGATCAGCTCTCGCTCATCCTGTTTTTTACCGTGCAAATGCTGCTTGTCCCTTTCGTCTACTGGCTGACGGGCGAAGGGCGGCCGGTGCTGGTCGTCCTGTACGGCGTTCTGCTTAGCGGATCGGTGTTGGCCGTCTACCTGGGGTTCCGGTATGTTACGCACCGGGCGATGTACAAGGAGCTTTCGGCGGAGGAGCCGTCCGGGGAGTTTCTCAATCCGCCGCTGGGGGAGGCTCCGCTGCCGGAAGCCTTCCATGAGCGGACCGCCCATTACGAGCGGTTGTACCGTGAACAGCTGCACCGGCAGCAAAGCCGGACCGAGCAGCACCTGACCTTTATGAACCGTTGGGTCCATCAGATGAAAACGCCGCTCTCGGTAATTCAGCTGACGCTCTCCGAAGTGGAGAACGAGCCGGCCGAAAGCATCCGCGAGGAGCTGGACCGGATCCGCAAAGGACTAGACATGGTTCTCTATACCGCACGGCTGGAGCATTTTGAGCAGGATTTCGCCGTCCAAGCCATCGGACTGCGCGCGGCGGCCGGCGAAGCCGTCGCCGAGAACCGCACGCTGTTCATCCGCAAGGGCATCACGCCCAAATTCGAGATCGGCAGCGAGGTGCGCGTGTATACGGATGCCAAGTGGTTTCGCTTCATGCTGGGCCAGATTTTAACCAATGCGGTGAACTATTCGGGCGGTCCCGGCAAAGCGGTGCATTTAACCGCGGAAGACGCCGGTGAGTACATCAAGCTCCGCATACGCGACGAAGGGATTGGGATTGCCCCGGAAGACATAGGCCGGGTGTTCCATCCGTATTTTACGGGAGAGCGGGGCAGGCAGTACCGCGAATCAACCGGCATGGGGCTGTATCTCGTGCGGGAAATCGCCGGCAAGCTGGGCCATGAGGTGGAGCTGAAATCCGCGCCCGGCGAAGGCACCACGATTAGCTTGACCCTGCGCAAAGCGCACGCCAATGAAGGCACATCCTAA